TCATGGGAGCGGGGGCTTTCGTCATGGCGACCTATACCCAGATCTCCTACAATACCATCGTCCTGGTCAGCATCCTGCCGGCGATCCTCTACTTCGCCACCGTGGCCTTCTTTGTCCGCATCGAGGCCAAGCGCAACTTCGTCACCGCCATCGATGATGAAAAGGTTTCGGCGCTGGAGATTCTCAAGAAGGGCGGCGTGGTCTTCCTGTTGCCGATCGGCGTGCTGATCGGTCTGCTGATCTATGGCTTCACCCCCACCTACGCCGCCGGAATCAGCATCATCTCGGTGGTGGTCGCCTCCTGGTTCAGCACCAACCGCATGGGGCCGCGGGCGATTGTCGAGGCCCTGGCCCTGGGGGCACGGAACATGGTGATGACAGCGATCCTGCTGTGCAGCGTTGGCCTGATCGTCAATGTCATCGCCACCGCCGGGATCGGCAATACCTTTTCGTTGATGATTACCGAATGGGCTGGGCACAGCCTGGTGATCGCCATCGGTCTGATCGCCCTGGCCTCCCTGGTGCTGGGGATGGGGTTGCCGGTGACCGCCGCCTATATCGTTCTCGGTACCCTGTCGGCGCCGGCGCTGCACGGTCTGATCGCCGACGGCATGCTGGTCGACGCTTTGGCCAACGGCCAGATCCCGGAGGCGGCCCGGGCCCTGTTCATGGTCGCCACCCCCGAACACCTGGCCGAAATCGGCAATCCGATGACTCATGCCGCGGCCCGGGCAATCGTCGATGCGGTACCGATCGACATGGCGAGCATGGTGCGTGAAGCGGTGCTGAGCAAGGATGTGCTGACCTTCGCCCTGCTCTCGGCCCACCTGATCATCTTCTGGCTGAGTCAGGATTCCAACGTCACCCCGCCGGTTGCCCTGGCTGCCTTCACCGGGGCGGCGATCGCCGGAACCAAGCCAATGGCCACCGGCCTGCAGTCATGGAAGATCGCCAAGGGGCTTTACGTGGTACCGCTGCTGTTCGCTTACACGCCCTTTATCGGCGGTTCCTGGGGGCAGGATTTTCTGATCTTTTTCTTCGCCCTGTTCGGTCTCTACGCCTTTACCGCCGCGCTGCAGGGGCACATGGAGGCCCGCCTCAACCCCCTGTTGCGGCTGGTCGCCCTCGGCCTCGCTGCCGGCCTGTTGTGGCCGCTCCCCTGGTGGTGGCATGGTGTCGCCCTGGTCGGCCTGGTGATCTTTTTCTCTTTCAATCTCAGGCAGTCAAGGCGGGATCCCGGTTCCGCGGAAAATCCCCGGATTCTGCCGGCGGAACTGAAAACCTGAGATTGGCTTTACTTGATATGACAGTCCTTGCAGAGCGCGCTGTTGGCGTTGCTCATGACCAGGAAGGGGACATTGGCCGGATCGTGGACCTCGTGGCAGGAACTGCACCACATGGCATCTCCGGTTGACCCGAAGTGAACCCTGGCGATGACAGGATCCTTGATGCCCTTGTCAAGGGTCGCGTCAAAGCGGAAACCGACCGGATGGTCGTTGGAGAGGTCGGTCCCGAGATCGGCTTTTGTTCCCTGCAGGGGTTTCAG
This region of Geothermobacter hydrogeniphilus genomic DNA includes:
- a CDS encoding TRAP transporter permease, which encodes MTTSEPEVHPLHAGLLLVLGVAVSLLHIWFNVFSVLPTLWQNALHFAGFALIAAVVYPLRKGGAVGWRVLDALLGLAAAGSAIFLIAREDAIYDRGVSLLPSEWVAGIVLILCALEFTRRVAGWFIPVLIIIALTYVGWWGGLIGGVFKFAGLSPETILFRSIYGDDALFGTIARISSTYVFMFILFGAFLLRSGAGEFVIDLARSVAGRFVGGPGLVAVMASGLMGTISGSAVANTASTGVITIPLMKRAGFPAKFAAGVEAAASTGGQLMPPIMGAGAFVMATYTQISYNTIVLVSILPAILYFATVAFFVRIEAKRNFVTAIDDEKVSALEILKKGGVVFLLPIGVLIGLLIYGFTPTYAAGISIISVVVASWFSTNRMGPRAIVEALALGARNMVMTAILLCSVGLIVNVIATAGIGNTFSLMITEWAGHSLVIAIGLIALASLVLGMGLPVTAAYIVLGTLSAPALHGLIADGMLVDALANGQIPEAARALFMVATPEHLAEIGNPMTHAAARAIVDAVPIDMASMVREAVLSKDVLTFALLSAHLIIFWLSQDSNVTPPVALAAFTGAAIAGTKPMATGLQSWKIAKGLYVVPLLFAYTPFIGGSWGQDFLIFFFALFGLYAFTAALQGHMEARLNPLLRLVALGLAAGLLWPLPWWWHGVALVGLVIFFSFNLRQSRRDPGSAENPRILPAELKT